One part of the Rhizobium rhizogenes genome encodes these proteins:
- a CDS encoding DUF2264 domain-containing protein, with translation MHDAANNDPMTRFNPLHGNPLKTRTDVRKALDDSFAPLLPYFSQSGARVTLSGAAAHFDRAAADLEGFARPLWGIAPLALSGDSFEHWPLLAKGIANGTDPAHPDYWGDVRQKDQRLVELAALGFALRLAPQHLWEPLSDTQKDNVRRYLLTARERNYADNNWKFFRVMVDMALDHLGIDFDRSLTETFQAELDGFYIADGWYRDGDYRRIDHYIAFAMHFYGLIYAKLSKPDDAYAERYRERARLFAGDFASWFDEDGGALAFGRSMTYRFACGGFWAGLAFANEEALPWGEIKGLYLQHLRWWAQKPIADRDGVLSIGYAYPQLTMSESYNSAGSPYWAFKAFLPLALPESHPFWQAEEKLPETSTKPRPLIHPGMVMMRTKGNVTALSSGQETLSMRGGSEKYAKFAYSSRYGFGVEVDERGFKTNGFDNMLAFSDDVLHYRVRETNEKVLLAGDNLRATWKPFPDVEVETTLVAADDWHIRLHRITSARPLSVTEGGFAINRNDGDSDAVTETAGHASADCGTDISAIIDLGSVISRQGIALKALPNTNLINAKTTVPQLRGDIPAGETLLACAVFVGLAGPESKKALAAVPALPDIKALDRLFAEHGVPVSSMAATGEPR, from the coding sequence ATGCATGATGCGGCAAACAATGATCCGATGACCCGTTTCAATCCGCTCCATGGTAATCCGCTCAAAACCCGCACCGATGTCAGAAAGGCGCTGGATGACAGTTTCGCACCGCTTCTGCCCTATTTTTCGCAAAGCGGCGCAAGGGTGACACTCAGCGGCGCTGCCGCGCATTTTGACCGGGCGGCGGCCGATCTGGAAGGATTTGCCCGGCCGCTCTGGGGCATCGCGCCGCTGGCGCTCAGCGGCGACAGCTTTGAGCATTGGCCGCTTCTGGCAAAAGGCATCGCCAACGGCACCGATCCCGCCCATCCCGATTATTGGGGCGACGTGCGCCAGAAGGATCAGCGGCTGGTGGAACTTGCAGCTCTGGGCTTCGCGCTTCGGCTTGCACCGCAACATCTTTGGGAACCCCTCTCCGACACGCAGAAAGACAATGTCCGCCGCTATCTGCTGACGGCGCGCGAGCGCAATTATGCCGACAATAACTGGAAGTTCTTCCGGGTGATGGTCGACATGGCGCTCGATCATCTCGGCATAGATTTCGACCGCAGCCTGACGGAAACCTTCCAGGCGGAGCTGGACGGATTCTACATTGCCGACGGCTGGTATCGGGACGGCGATTATCGCCGCATCGACCACTATATCGCCTTCGCCATGCATTTTTACGGCCTGATCTACGCGAAACTCAGCAAGCCTGACGATGCTTACGCCGAGCGTTACCGTGAACGCGCCCGCCTGTTTGCCGGCGATTTTGCCAGCTGGTTCGATGAAGATGGCGGGGCGCTCGCCTTCGGCCGGTCCATGACCTATCGTTTCGCCTGCGGCGGCTTCTGGGCGGGCCTTGCCTTTGCCAATGAAGAGGCCCTGCCCTGGGGCGAGATCAAGGGGCTTTATCTGCAGCATCTGCGCTGGTGGGCGCAAAAACCGATTGCCGACCGCGACGGCGTTCTCTCCATCGGTTACGCCTATCCGCAGCTGACCATGTCGGAAAGTTACAATTCGGCCGGTTCGCCCTATTGGGCCTTCAAGGCCTTCCTGCCGCTCGCGCTGCCGGAAAGCCACCCCTTCTGGCAGGCGGAAGAAAAGCTGCCCGAAACCTCCACCAAACCACGGCCGCTCATTCATCCCGGCATGGTGATGATGCGGACCAAAGGCAACGTCACGGCACTTTCCAGCGGGCAGGAAACCCTCTCCATGCGCGGCGGGTCGGAGAAATATGCCAAATTCGCCTATTCCTCCCGTTATGGTTTTGGTGTGGAAGTGGATGAGCGCGGCTTCAAGACCAATGGTTTTGACAATATGCTGGCCTTCTCTGACGACGTCCTGCATTACCGCGTGCGCGAAACCAACGAAAAGGTTCTGCTGGCCGGGGACAATCTGCGGGCCACATGGAAACCTTTCCCCGATGTCGAGGTTGAAACGACGCTGGTTGCCGCTGACGACTGGCACATCCGGCTGCATCGGATCACCAGCGCCCGGCCGCTTTCCGTCACCGAGGGCGGCTTCGCCATCAATCGCAACGACGGCGACAGCGATGCCGTAACCGAGACAGCCGGCCATGCATCGGCGGATTGCGGCACCGACATTTCCGCGATCATCGATCTCGGCTCCGTCATATCCCGCCAGGGCATCGCACTGAAGGCGCTACCCAATACCAATCTCATCAATGCCAAAACCACGGTGCCGCAATTGCGCGGGGACATTCCAGCCGGCGAAACTCTGCTTGCCTGCGCCGTTTTTGTGGGGCTGGCCGGGCCAGAAAGCAAAAAAGCCCTGGCAGCTGTTCCAGCGCTCCCGGATATCAAGGCGCTCGACCGCCTGTTTGCAGAGCACGGCGTCCCGGTCAGCAGCATGGCGGCGACGGGAGAGCCACGATGA
- a CDS encoding LacI family DNA-binding transcriptional regulator: MNDTPDISRPRQSDIAQRAGVSISTVSRVLAGEKGISASIQTKVLGVAAELGYPLRPVTSQAGGVPLEGKKVLALMSAERATGDIGAFYHDIFDMLRSLAQTDGFELDIRLLHQKQVDDALTQRVCEADGLLAIGLDPEEEIIHRITQGVLQPVLVNSADPSMTLDCVSPSNFYGGAMAARRLLELGHRKVAYIGPHHRHTIRERMRGFRHTILEQEGAIYEEFLLTTVDSGFGQAGDAVRQLLAKNPDLTGIFCMNDAIALGALGAAQELGLGVPDDLSIIGFDDLPFAELSTPRLSTIRVDRREIAREAVELMRRRLTEPSANARQVQLGVQLVEGQTAGQAKKTGKAIRNA, from the coding sequence ATGAACGATACGCCCGACATCAGCCGCCCGCGCCAGTCGGATATCGCCCAGCGAGCCGGTGTTTCCATCAGCACCGTCTCTCGTGTTCTCGCCGGGGAAAAAGGCATCAGCGCTTCGATCCAGACAAAGGTTCTGGGGGTTGCGGCGGAACTCGGTTATCCGCTGCGGCCGGTCACCAGCCAGGCCGGCGGCGTGCCGCTGGAGGGCAAGAAGGTTCTCGCCCTCATGTCCGCCGAGAGGGCAACCGGCGATATCGGCGCTTTTTATCACGATATTTTCGACATGCTGCGCAGCCTCGCCCAGACGGACGGGTTTGAACTCGATATCCGGCTGCTTCACCAGAAACAGGTGGATGACGCGCTGACACAGCGAGTCTGCGAGGCGGACGGCCTTCTTGCCATCGGCCTCGACCCTGAAGAGGAAATCATCCACCGCATCACGCAGGGAGTGCTTCAGCCGGTTCTGGTCAACAGCGCCGACCCCTCGATGACGCTGGATTGTGTTTCACCCTCCAATTTTTACGGCGGTGCGATGGCGGCGCGGCGGCTTCTGGAACTCGGCCACCGCAAGGTCGCCTATATCGGCCCGCACCACCGCCACACCATACGCGAACGCATGCGCGGCTTCCGCCACACCATCCTCGAACAGGAGGGAGCCATTTATGAGGAGTTCCTGCTGACGACGGTGGATAGCGGCTTTGGACAGGCGGGCGATGCGGTTCGCCAGTTGTTGGCCAAGAACCCTGACCTGACGGGCATTTTCTGCATGAATGATGCGATTGCGCTCGGCGCGCTGGGGGCCGCGCAGGAGCTTGGCCTTGGCGTACCGGATGATCTTTCCATCATCGGTTTCGATGATCTGCCCTTTGCCGAACTCTCCACCCCTCGCCTCAGCACCATCCGCGTCGACCGCCGCGAAATTGCCCGCGAGGCCGTGGAACTGATGCGCCGCCGACTGACGGAACCTTCCGCCAATGCCCGGCAGGTGCAGCTGGGTGTGCAGCTGGTGGAAGGACAGACCGCCGGACAGGCGAAAAAGACGGGAAAGGCGATACGTAATGCATGA
- a CDS encoding ABC transporter substrate-binding protein, whose translation MQTIDRRGFLVTAALAGLGVAAGGFSALAAETRLRCVWWGSADRNKRTNDVIALYQKADPQTVVSGEMIAGSDYWTKLATSMAGRNVADIFQLEPSTIADYSGRGACMELDQFVGSALDLSSFGKSEIDLCRIDGKLYGVGLGLNSFCMMYDAETLKEAGVSMPEGQITWTALAELARDFKKNGPARRNYWAVPYGARYHYVFDVWLRQRGKLLFQDGTIGFNKEDAKEWFAYWEKLREDKLCVSADIQTRDDNTIESNALTLGNSAIGFAYSNQLVGYQALNKKTLSIGMLPGEGAGKPTGHYYRPGLIWCISSTSTNPEAAAKFINFFVNDLDAGKVLGVERGVPPAKKVREAVLPSLNETERKTVDYIESLSGKLDPYPEPAPIGANEFDRGVMRPIADSLAFGRASVDEAAQNLVDTGTRTLRKRG comes from the coding sequence ATGCAAACTATCGACAGACGTGGATTTTTGGTGACGGCGGCGCTGGCCGGTCTTGGGGTTGCGGCGGGCGGTTTTAGCGCGCTGGCGGCCGAGACCCGGCTTCGTTGCGTGTGGTGGGGATCAGCCGATCGCAACAAACGCACCAATGACGTTATCGCCCTTTACCAGAAGGCCGATCCGCAGACGGTGGTCAGCGGCGAAATGATCGCCGGCTCCGATTACTGGACCAAGCTTGCAACCTCGATGGCCGGACGCAATGTCGCCGATATCTTCCAGCTGGAACCATCCACCATCGCCGATTATTCCGGCCGTGGCGCCTGCATGGAACTGGACCAGTTCGTCGGCTCGGCGCTTGATCTTTCCAGCTTCGGCAAGAGCGAGATCGATCTTTGCCGCATTGACGGCAAGCTCTACGGCGTCGGTCTCGGTCTCAACTCCTTCTGCATGATGTATGATGCCGAGACGCTGAAGGAAGCCGGCGTTTCCATGCCGGAAGGGCAGATCACCTGGACGGCGCTGGCGGAACTGGCGCGCGATTTCAAGAAGAACGGCCCGGCGCGGCGCAATTACTGGGCGGTGCCCTATGGTGCGCGCTACCACTATGTCTTCGATGTCTGGCTTCGCCAGCGCGGCAAGCTGCTGTTCCAGGATGGCACCATCGGCTTCAACAAGGAAGACGCCAAGGAATGGTTCGCCTATTGGGAGAAGCTGCGCGAGGACAAGCTCTGCGTTTCCGCCGATATCCAGACGCGTGATGACAACACCATCGAATCCAACGCCTTGACGCTTGGCAATTCCGCCATCGGTTTTGCCTATTCCAACCAGCTTGTGGGTTATCAGGCGCTGAACAAGAAGACGCTGTCCATCGGCATGCTGCCGGGTGAGGGGGCTGGCAAGCCGACCGGGCATTATTACCGGCCGGGGCTTATCTGGTGCATTTCGTCCACCTCCACCAATCCGGAAGCGGCGGCGAAGTTTATCAACTTCTTCGTCAATGATCTCGATGCCGGCAAGGTACTGGGTGTCGAGCGCGGCGTGCCGCCGGCAAAGAAGGTGCGTGAGGCGGTGTTGCCAAGCCTTAACGAGACCGAACGCAAGACGGTGGATTATATCGAGAGCCTGTCCGGCAAACTCGATCCCTATCCCGAGCCCGCCCCCATCGGCGCCAATGAGTTCGACCGCGGCGTGATGCGTCCGATTGCCGATTCGCTCGCCTTCGGTCGCGCCAGCGTGGATGAAGCGGCGCAGAATCTTGTCGACACCGGCACGCGGACCCTGCGCAAGCGCGGTTGA
- a CDS encoding transcriptional regulator yields MAPNFLLVDAEKEFDVLKAAASLIRVQILKLLHETSGLNVNEIAQRLDLPQSTVSAGVAVLEEAGLLRTETRKARKGSQKICFATCDELIVSFRKPETPAASNYIAVAMPLGLYTQSSVTAPCGICSPDGIIGLLDVPDTFMDPDRMKTALLWLTSGFVEYQFPNNAKIQGRNVEEIEFSMEVSSEVPGTHSNWPSDITLSVNGKEIGVWTSPGDFGDKRGVFTPDWWKLSGSQYGMLKTWRITAQGTYVDGTRISDVTLADIDLVSHRSIRLRIEVKADAKHPGGLNIFGRGFGNYDQDIVLRLRTAD; encoded by the coding sequence ATGGCGCCCAATTTCCTCCTGGTTGATGCTGAAAAAGAATTCGATGTCCTGAAAGCGGCCGCATCTTTGATCCGCGTGCAGATATTGAAGCTGCTGCACGAGACGAGCGGTCTGAATGTCAACGAGATCGCGCAGCGGCTGGATCTGCCTCAGTCCACGGTATCCGCCGGCGTGGCCGTTCTTGAAGAGGCGGGGCTGCTGCGAACCGAGACGCGCAAGGCGCGCAAGGGCAGCCAGAAAATCTGCTTTGCCACCTGCGACGAACTCATCGTTTCCTTCCGAAAACCCGAGACACCGGCGGCCTCCAATTACATTGCGGTGGCCATGCCGCTTGGCCTTTACACCCAGAGTTCGGTAACGGCACCCTGCGGCATCTGTTCGCCTGATGGTATTATCGGGCTTCTCGATGTGCCCGATACCTTCATGGATCCTGACCGCATGAAGACGGCGCTCTTATGGCTGACGTCGGGCTTCGTGGAATATCAATTCCCCAATAATGCCAAGATTCAGGGCCGAAATGTCGAGGAAATCGAGTTTTCGATGGAGGTCAGTTCCGAGGTGCCGGGAACGCACAGCAACTGGCCGTCGGACATAACCCTTTCCGTCAATGGCAAGGAGATCGGCGTGTGGACCTCGCCGGGCGACTTTGGTGACAAGCGGGGTGTGTTTACGCCCGATTGGTGGAAACTCTCCGGTTCGCAATATGGCATGCTCAAAACCTGGCGCATCACCGCGCAGGGAACCTATGTCGATGGCACCCGCATTTCGGATGTGACGCTGGCGGATATCGATCTGGTTAGCCATCGTTCCATCCGTCTGCGCATCGAGGTCAAGGCCGATGCGAAACATCCGGGCGGGCTGAATATCTTCGGCAGGGGTTTCGGAAATTACGATCAGGACATCGTCCTGCGCCTGCGCACGGCAGACTGA
- a CDS encoding alpha-N-arabinofuranosidase, which yields MKARVSVHRDFRIGRIDDRLYSAFIEHMGRAIYGGIYEPGHPQADENGFRRDVLKFVQDLKIPAIRYPGGNFVSAYRWEDGIGPRDKRPIRLDLAWRSKETNQIGINEFADWASMAGIEMMLAVNLGSRGLDDARNFLEYVNFPGGTELSDLRRSHGTEKPHGVKMWCLGNEMDGPWQIGHKTAVEYGRLANETAKAFKGFDPTIEAIVCGSSNDGMPTYPEWEREVLEECYENVDHISLHKYFGNNSRDTLNYFGKIEETGRYIQTIAGVIDYVKAKKRAKNDVSICFDEWNVWYHIREDDSKRIKSWDWPEAPALLEETYNFEDALFVAGLLNEFIRRSDRVRIACIAQLVNVIAPIRAEKNGPAWRQTIYYPYQFASLYGRGVALNVAVDCPTYDCNAADDVKYLDVAGVFSEEEGVVTLFVLNRHLTEAAEINVSLTGFSSATLSLHLAMAGYDLLVGNGPDQPDRVVPVPGSGVAVEDGALKGSVPALSYHVLRLKVQ from the coding sequence ATGAAAGCGCGGGTTTCAGTCCACCGGGACTTCCGGATTGGGCGTATCGACGATCGCCTGTATTCCGCCTTCATCGAACATATGGGGCGTGCGATCTATGGCGGGATTTACGAGCCCGGCCATCCGCAGGCGGATGAGAACGGCTTTCGCAGGGATGTCCTGAAATTCGTGCAGGACTTGAAAATTCCCGCCATCCGTTATCCCGGCGGCAATTTCGTTTCGGCCTATCGCTGGGAAGACGGTATCGGCCCGCGCGACAAGCGGCCTATTCGTCTGGACCTCGCCTGGCGGTCGAAGGAAACCAACCAGATCGGCATCAATGAATTTGCAGACTGGGCCTCTATGGCCGGCATCGAGATGATGCTTGCGGTCAATCTCGGCTCCCGTGGTCTGGATGATGCCCGCAACTTCCTTGAATATGTGAATTTCCCTGGCGGCACCGAGCTTAGCGATTTGCGCCGCAGCCACGGCACCGAGAAACCGCATGGCGTCAAGATGTGGTGCCTCGGCAACGAGATGGACGGCCCCTGGCAGATCGGCCACAAGACGGCGGTGGAATATGGCCGGCTCGCCAATGAAACCGCCAAGGCTTTCAAGGGCTTCGACCCGACAATTGAAGCGATCGTCTGCGGCAGTTCGAATGACGGCATGCCGACCTATCCCGAATGGGAACGCGAGGTGCTGGAAGAATGCTACGAGAATGTCGATCATATCTCGCTGCACAAATATTTCGGCAATAACAGCCGCGACACGCTGAATTATTTCGGCAAGATCGAAGAGACAGGCCGTTATATCCAGACGATTGCCGGCGTCATCGATTATGTGAAGGCCAAGAAGCGCGCCAAAAACGATGTTTCCATCTGCTTTGACGAATGGAACGTCTGGTATCACATCCGCGAAGACGACAGCAAACGCATCAAGAGCTGGGACTGGCCGGAAGCGCCGGCCCTGCTGGAAGAGACCTATAATTTCGAGGATGCGCTTTTCGTTGCCGGTCTGCTGAATGAGTTCATTCGCCGCTCAGACCGGGTGCGCATCGCCTGCATCGCCCAGCTCGTCAACGTCATCGCCCCCATCCGGGCGGAAAAGAACGGGCCGGCCTGGCGCCAGACGATCTATTACCCCTATCAGTTCGCCTCGCTTTATGGCCGTGGCGTTGCGCTGAATGTCGCAGTCGATTGCCCGACCTACGATTGCAACGCGGCTGATGACGTCAAATATCTCGATGTTGCCGGGGTCTTCAGCGAGGAAGAGGGCGTGGTGACGCTATTTGTCCTCAACCGCCATCTCACCGAGGCGGCGGAGATCAATGTCAGCCTCACCGGATTTTCATCCGCCACCCTCAGCCTGCATCTTGCGATGGCCGGGTATGACCTGCTGGTTGGAAACGGCCCCGACCAGCCCGACCGCGTCGTGCCGGTGCCGGGCAGTGGCGTCGCTGTCGAGGATGGGGCGCTCAAAGGCTCCGTGCCGGCCCTGTCCTACCATGTGCTGCGCCTGAAGGTTCAGTGA
- a CDS encoding ABC transporter ATP-binding protein yields the protein MGVRLNNIAKSFGSFAAIRDVSMEIPTGSFAVFVGPSGCGKSTLLRMIAGLEETSGGRIAIDDRDVTAVEPADRGVAMVFQNYALYPHLTVFENMAFSLRLARRPKAEVNERVGEASRILQLDEHLHKRPSQLSGGQRQRVAIGRAIVRQPKVFLFDEPLSNLDAELRVQMRLELTRLHRKLGATMIYVTHDQVEAMTLADRIFVLKGGIVQQAGAPLTLYDDPDNRFVAGFIGSPAMNFLQADVVEQRDGRVTLALEGGERPLEAQLSQPVSPGQRLEIGIRPEHLAITDEGVLPVIVEVAEELGDLSYLYTRTGAGKELIVQRQGSREQLDGRSVSLSASPDRILVFDSDGKRLR from the coding sequence ATGGGTGTCCGTCTCAACAATATCGCCAAGTCCTTCGGATCGTTCGCAGCGATCCGGGACGTCTCGATGGAAATCCCGACCGGCAGCTTCGCGGTGTTCGTGGGGCCTTCCGGTTGCGGAAAATCCACCCTGTTGCGCATGATCGCCGGGCTTGAGGAAACCAGTGGCGGCCGCATCGCCATTGACGACCGCGATGTCACCGCGGTCGAACCGGCGGATCGCGGCGTTGCCATGGTCTTCCAGAATTATGCGCTCTATCCGCATCTGACGGTGTTCGAGAACATGGCTTTCAGCCTGCGGCTCGCCCGCCGGCCGAAGGCGGAGGTGAATGAGAGGGTGGGTGAGGCCTCCCGTATCCTGCAACTTGACGAGCATCTGCACAAAAGGCCCTCGCAGCTTTCGGGCGGCCAGAGGCAGCGTGTCGCCATCGGCCGCGCCATCGTGCGGCAGCCGAAGGTGTTCCTGTTCGATGAACCCCTGTCCAATCTGGACGCCGAGTTGCGCGTGCAGATGCGGCTGGAACTGACGCGGCTTCATCGCAAGCTCGGCGCGACCATGATCTATGTCACGCATGATCAGGTGGAGGCGATGACGCTTGCCGACAGGATTTTCGTGCTGAAGGGCGGCATCGTGCAGCAGGCTGGCGCGCCGCTGACGCTTTATGACGATCCCGACAATCGTTTCGTGGCGGGTTTTATCGGATCGCCGGCGATGAATTTCCTGCAGGCCGATGTGGTGGAACAGCGCGATGGCCGCGTGACGCTGGCGCTCGAAGGCGGCGAGCGGCCTCTCGAAGCGCAGTTGTCGCAGCCGGTGTCGCCCGGCCAGCGGCTGGAGATCGGCATCAGGCCGGAACATCTGGCGATCACGGATGAAGGCGTCTTGCCCGTCATCGTCGAGGTGGCCGAGGAGCTTGGCGATCTGTCTTACCTCTATACCCGCACCGGGGCGGGAAAGGAGCTTATCGTGCAGCGGCAGGGCTCCCGCGAGCAGCTGGATGGCCGGTCCGTCTCGCTCAGCGCCTCGCCCGACCGGATTCTGGTTTTCGACAGCGACGGCAAAAGGTTGCGATAG